The following proteins are co-located in the Methylomonas sp. 11b genome:
- a CDS encoding phage tail tube protein, whose translation MAQLNNIRTVSVPSIGKLPLGENPGTFTPSGLTRQHKAGRLPTDGGYITASKPASLELNINLQSGIDMDALNAVAGEDVIIRLQDGHVYMMSEAFVTEPVGFGDGESKITIMSNISERIA comes from the coding sequence ATGGCCCAATTAAACAACATCCGCACCGTGTCGGTGCCGTCTATCGGAAAGTTGCCGCTGGGGGAAAACCCCGGCACGTTTACCCCATCTGGCTTGACGCGTCAGCACAAAGCCGGCCGCCTGCCTACCGACGGCGGTTACATCACGGCCAGCAAGCCGGCCTCGCTGGAGCTAAATATCAACCTGCAAAGCGGTATCGATATGGATGCGTTGAACGCGGTGGCCGGTGAAGACGTAATCATCCGTCTGCAAGACGGCCACGTGTACATGATGAGCGAAGCGTTCGTCACGGAACCGGTAGGTTTTGGCGATGGTGAAAGCAAGATCACCATTATGAGCAATATATCTGAGCGGATTGCGTAG
- a CDS encoding phage tail sheath protein — translation MSMAFDYIPASLRYPGVYVEIDGSQAGLGDDIPAVLLVGQKLAAGTAAAGEIVRITSVFDAQQKCGVGSMLAQMAARYRAIDEVFDVYVLPYSDNPAGVAATGTIVVTAAATANGTLAIYVAGKLIDVGITTGMTTAQIATAINAAFTDLDIPVTAAVIGSTVTLTARHKGTCGNNIDIRLNLYGEIKPAGLGLTITAMSGGSGDPAPGNLATIIGSNRRYRYIALGINDAATLAAWHTESQRRYQPPVQGGFRAFTTYRGDAAAVMAFGETKNYEHICDLALEINPTTTWESAAMLAAAAGPQLYNNPVESLEDIQLTGMVGVTYFDDFPTANSLLFKGMSVMKVAKDGSCYIKSLITMHQYRPDGSADDAYLDINTPEVMERIRESQIAAAKRKFTGTAAAENDEGYKPGLRITTKDSVTALLLSHYQNVLVREFGWCQKYDYYKANLYVEQDPLNPSRFNFRDTPVPLSPFKILAGRAQFVKRV, via the coding sequence ATGAGCATGGCATTTGATTACATTCCCGCCTCGTTGCGCTATCCGGGCGTTTACGTCGAGATCGACGGCAGCCAGGCCGGGCTGGGCGACGATATTCCGGCTGTGTTGCTGGTCGGCCAAAAACTGGCGGCGGGCACGGCAGCAGCGGGCGAAATTGTCCGCATTACCTCGGTATTCGATGCTCAGCAAAAATGCGGAGTTGGCTCTATGCTGGCACAGATGGCCGCGCGTTACCGGGCAATAGATGAAGTGTTTGACGTGTATGTTTTGCCCTATTCAGACAATCCCGCCGGCGTCGCCGCTACCGGCACGATTGTAGTGACGGCCGCCGCTACTGCCAACGGCACTCTGGCGATTTATGTAGCTGGCAAACTGATCGATGTGGGCATCACCACCGGTATGACCACGGCGCAAATTGCCACAGCCATTAACGCGGCGTTTACCGATTTGGACATACCGGTGACGGCTGCGGTTATAGGCAGCACGGTAACATTGACCGCCCGCCACAAAGGCACATGCGGCAACAACATCGACATCCGTTTGAACCTGTACGGCGAAATCAAACCGGCCGGCTTAGGGCTGACCATTACTGCCATGTCCGGTGGATCGGGCGACCCTGCACCCGGCAATTTGGCAACCATCATTGGTAGCAACCGTCGGTATCGCTACATTGCCCTGGGTATTAACGATGCTGCCACGCTGGCAGCCTGGCACACCGAAAGCCAGCGCCGGTACCAGCCGCCCGTGCAAGGCGGCTTTAGAGCCTTTACCACGTATCGTGGTGATGCAGCCGCAGTAATGGCGTTTGGCGAAACCAAAAACTACGAGCACATCTGTGATTTAGCGTTGGAGATTAACCCAACCACCACCTGGGAGAGTGCCGCTATGTTGGCAGCGGCCGCAGGCCCGCAGCTTTACAACAACCCGGTCGAATCTCTGGAAGATATCCAGTTGACCGGCATGGTCGGCGTGACGTATTTCGATGATTTCCCGACCGCCAACAGCCTGCTGTTTAAGGGAATGTCGGTGATGAAGGTAGCTAAGGATGGCTCATGCTACATCAAGAGCTTGATTACCATGCATCAATACCGGCCCGATGGCAGCGCCGACGACGCATACCTGGACATCAATACGCCGGAAGTGATGGAGCGTATCCGCGAGTCACAAATTGCCGCAGCCAAACGCAAGTTTACTGGCACGGCGGCGGCTGAGAATGACGAGGGCTATAAGCCAGGGTTGCGCATTACTACTAAAGATTCGGTCACCGCCTTGTTGTTGAGCCATTACCAAAATGTGCTGGTACGCGAATTCGGTTGGTGCCAAAAGTACGATTATTACAAGGCCAATTTGTATGTCGAACAAGACCCGCTCAACCCCAGCCGCTTTAACTTCCGCGATACGCCGGTGCCATTGTCGCCATTCAAGATACTGGCTGGCCGCGCGCAGTTTGTGAAGCGCGTTTAA
- a CDS encoding phage tail terminator protein, which produces MISLTPVLDHLRTKPSDFTHAWFRDFGMAAEFAQIDPKALPVPAIWLIRASDKSDSVDTEGRAEDMDLAFDAVIAIENIRTQRAGETDDVLLDYRHAVRKALQGWEVAADVKPIKFKGGRVMEYTATDIYWADRYRFNALITNYLPDPGPYDSLNYIGAPAL; this is translated from the coding sequence ATGATCTCGCTGACGCCCGTGCTTGACCACCTGAGAACTAAGCCGTCGGATTTTACCCATGCCTGGTTTCGCGATTTCGGCATGGCGGCCGAATTTGCTCAGATTGACCCGAAAGCGCTGCCGGTGCCGGCCATATGGTTAATACGTGCATCCGACAAATCGGATTCCGTGGATACGGAAGGCCGCGCCGAGGATATGGATTTGGCATTCGATGCCGTGATTGCGATAGAGAACATTCGCACTCAACGCGCAGGCGAAACTGACGATGTGTTGCTGGATTATCGCCACGCTGTGCGTAAAGCGTTGCAGGGGTGGGAGGTCGCAGCCGACGTCAAGCCTATCAAATTCAAAGGCGGGCGAGTCATGGAGTACACCGCGACCGATATTTACTGGGCTGATCGATACAGATTTAACGCCCTGATTACCAACTATTTACCCGATCCAGGCCCCTACGACAGCCTGAATTACATAGGAGCACCTGCATTATGA
- a CDS encoding phage protein Gp36 family protein — protein sequence MPFATRADLLARSNARRLAQLAVPADKTMPPEAALRVAIDGGDLTGYTADEQVALTLALDAIDTALNDAEQVLIGAGVPDGTQTSLLARMASTIALFYLQGAERMTAEVQKAYDGVMDMIKMFKRGELDLVPAPPPGPLDPVISEDLVQFESSSRRYGSTSTVIEDW from the coding sequence ATGCCCTTCGCCACCCGCGCCGATCTACTGGCCCGCAGCAATGCCCGCCGCTTAGCGCAACTGGCGGTGCCGGCCGATAAGACCATGCCGCCGGAAGCGGCGCTGCGGGTTGCCATCGACGGTGGCGACTTGACCGGCTACACCGCTGATGAACAGGTCGCGTTGACTCTGGCATTGGATGCTATCGACACCGCGCTGAATGATGCCGAGCAGGTGTTGATCGGTGCCGGTGTGCCGGACGGCACCCAAACCAGTTTGCTGGCACGGATGGCATCGACTATCGCATTGTTTTATCTGCAAGGCGCGGAGCGCATGACAGCCGAAGTGCAAAAGGCTTACGACGGCGTGATGGACATGATCAAGATGTTCAAACGCGGCGAACTGGACTTGGTACCGGCACCGCCGCCTGGCCCGCTTGATCCGGTTATATCCGAAGACTTGGTGCAGTTTGAAAGCTCAAGCCGACGCTATGGCAGCACATCGACCGTGATCGAGGACTGGTAA
- a CDS encoding Mu-like prophage major head subunit gpT family protein: MLTQAQIDALKTTLQANFDKGLVATPSNWKMIARLMKSTSKSSTYAWLTQWPSFRKWVGSRLHKAIAEKAYTVTNDKYEATIDVQRTDVEDDDFGHYATVAYGHGEAASRLMDEIMFSALLAGWSTNCYDDQFFFDTDHPVYANTDGTGAVTATSNIQAGAGAPWYLFAPNAPALILQERVPATLESQTNANQSTNVFENDVFSFGGRWRGAAAYGFWQCCYGSKATLDATNFAALYDRMLAQTGDGGIKLGTVPNLLVCGPTNRVAAENLLTKRTLATGEDNINYKKVELLVTPWVA, translated from the coding sequence ATGCTGACACAAGCGCAAATCGACGCACTGAAAACCACGCTCCAGGCCAATTTCGATAAAGGCCTGGTCGCTACACCCAGCAACTGGAAAATGATTGCCCGGTTGATGAAATCCACCAGCAAAAGCTCAACGTATGCCTGGTTGACGCAATGGCCTTCATTTAGGAAGTGGGTCGGTTCGCGGCTACACAAAGCGATTGCCGAAAAAGCCTATACCGTCACCAACGATAAGTACGAGGCCACTATTGATGTGCAACGTACCGACGTGGAAGACGATGATTTCGGTCATTACGCCACAGTGGCTTATGGTCACGGCGAAGCAGCCTCTCGGCTGATGGATGAAATCATGTTCTCGGCCTTGCTGGCCGGCTGGTCTACCAACTGTTACGACGACCAGTTCTTTTTCGATACCGATCACCCGGTGTATGCCAACACTGACGGTACCGGTGCGGTTACCGCCACCTCGAATATTCAAGCCGGTGCCGGCGCGCCTTGGTATTTGTTCGCGCCCAATGCACCGGCATTGATCTTACAAGAGCGCGTGCCGGCTACGCTGGAGTCGCAAACTAATGCCAACCAGTCTACCAATGTCTTCGAAAACGACGTGTTCAGTTTTGGCGGCCGGTGGCGCGGAGCGGCGGCTTATGGTTTCTGGCAATGCTGCTACGGCAGTAAAGCCACGCTGGACGCCACCAACTTTGCCGCCCTTTACGACCGGATGCTGGCCCAAACTGGTGACGGCGGTATCAAGTTGGGCACGGTGCCTAATCTGCTGGTTTGCGGGCCAACCAATCGTGTCGCCGCTGAAAATCTGCTGACCAAACGCACGCTCGCGACCGGCGAAGACAACATCAACTACAAAAAGGTCGAGCTGCTGGTTACCCCCTGGGTAGCGTAA
- a CDS encoding phage protease — protein MSKPAVKLASLAFEIAADGAVPGEAHLLPVGPFRAADGRPEDCEAWLLDATIAASVIQRLRDRKNDTLIDYEHQSLRAEWNGQPVIAAGWFHDMQWRDGKGLYAVGVDWTKTAKQRITDKEYRYISAVFWYYSGTGEVLDVVSVALTNTPAIDGLDDLGEEGMAALNKRFSLPDPNPEHTDMATPQEELAALRVTHANTETALASLTAERNTLKTQLAALTAEHDAVVGELAALTKQINDDKAAAEVQKKTDLITAALTDGRLAPALKPWAEKQTIAALTEYFETTGPLPITQRQAGDGHTTGTAALTAEQKAIADKMGVTEEEYLAAQKKHAR, from the coding sequence ATGTCCAAGCCCGCCGTCAAACTTGCATCGCTTGCCTTCGAAATCGCCGCCGATGGTGCTGTGCCCGGCGAAGCGCATTTATTGCCGGTCGGTCCTTTCCGTGCCGCCGATGGCAGGCCGGAAGATTGTGAAGCCTGGCTGCTGGACGCCACGATTGCCGCCAGCGTGATTCAACGTCTGCGCGACCGTAAGAACGACACCCTCATCGACTACGAACATCAATCCCTGCGCGCCGAATGGAACGGTCAACCCGTTATCGCCGCTGGCTGGTTTCATGACATGCAATGGCGCGATGGCAAAGGCCTATACGCGGTAGGCGTGGACTGGACCAAAACCGCCAAGCAACGCATCACCGATAAAGAGTACCGCTACATCAGTGCGGTGTTTTGGTACTACAGCGGCACCGGCGAGGTGCTGGATGTGGTCAGCGTGGCTTTAACCAATACCCCCGCCATCGACGGCCTGGATGATCTGGGCGAAGAAGGCATGGCGGCATTAAACAAACGTTTTTCCCTACCCGACCCCAATCCGGAGCATACCGATATGGCCACACCGCAAGAAGAGCTAGCGGCGCTGCGCGTGACGCACGCCAACACCGAAACCGCCCTGGCGTCATTAACCGCCGAACGCAACACGCTGAAAACCCAGCTGGCCGCATTGACCGCCGAGCACGACGCGGTGGTCGGCGAACTGGCTGCGTTGACCAAGCAAATCAACGATGACAAGGCCGCTGCCGAAGTGCAGAAAAAAACCGACCTGATCACCGCTGCTTTGACCGATGGTCGATTGGCGCCGGCCTTAAAGCCTTGGGCGGAAAAGCAAACCATCGCCGCCCTGACCGAGTATTTCGAAACCACCGGACCGCTGCCCATCACCCAACGCCAGGCCGGCGACGGCCATACCACCGGTACTGCCGCGCTGACTGCCGAACAAAAGGCTATCGCCGACAAGATGGGCGTGACCGAAGAGGAATACCTCGCGGCACAGAAAAAACACGCCCGCTAA